In Stanieria sp. NIES-3757, the DNA window AATGATGTTAGCTGCGGAAGCTGCTGATGCGAATACAGGAGAAGGCATTAAAAGTAAAATTCTTGAGGTAGCTAATGCACCTGGTACCGAAGTTACCGATCCTTGTCAGGCTATGGATTTAGTCCGTCAAGGTGAGGATATTAATTATCAAGGGGCAAGTGGTAATGTTGATATTGATGCCAATGGTGATGTGGTAGGCAGTTATGATGTCTGGAAAGTTAATGATGACGGAAGTTTAGAAGTAATTGACAAAGTTAATCCTGCTGCTGAATAATTCTTACTAATCAAAAGCGATCTCGGCAGTGCCGAGATCGCTCTTTTGGTAGTCAAGCGATTTACCTGGCAAGCTATTGTTAATAAAGAGGATTAGGTAAAAATATTTTATGGTCTTAATTACAGGCACAACTAAACTGCTCGGAATTATCGGGGATCCAGTTGAACATTCTTTATCACCCGTGATGCACAATGCTGCTATCAAACAAATGGGCATTGATTATGTTTATATTCCTTTTCCAGTTAAACCAAATAATTTGGCAACTGCGATCGCAGGATTTGCAGCCGTGGATCTAGTTGGTTTTAGTGTCACTATTCCTCACAAGCAAGCGATTATACCTTTATTGAGTAAAGTTACTCCTGAAGCGGAAATGATCGGTGCAGTTAATACGGTTTGGCGTACTGACAGTGGTTGGCAAGGAACAAACACCGATGTAATCGGATTTGTCGCCCCGCTCAAGAATTTAGGCAGAGATTGGCGAAAAGTAACACCTGTAATTTTGGGTAATGGTGGTGCAGCTAGAGCAGTAGTTGTAGGACTAATTCAACTGGGCTGTCAAGAAATCCACGTAGTAGGAAGAAATAAAGATAAATTGGCTCAGTTTTATCAAAGTTGGCAAAATAATCGCGAAATTATTACCAAATTAAAAATTCACTATTGGGAAGGATTGAACGCATTACTACCAGCAGCAGAATTATTAATTAATACAACTCCGATTGGAATGTATCCTCACGTTAAACAATCTCCTCTCGATGCCGAATTATTCAAAAAATTGTCATCAGGCGCGATCGCTTATGATTTAATTTATACTCCTAATCCTACCCAATTTCTACAATTGGCAAAAGGAAAAGGTGCAGTAATCATTGATGGTTTAGAAATGTTGGTACAACAGGGTGTAGCAGCGTTAGAAATTTGGTTACAGCAACCTGTTCCCGTTGATGTCATGCGTCAATCTCTACAACAACGTGAGTTCGATGAAAATTTTTAAACCCAAGAGAAAGCTGAGACCTATGCTAAAAGTAGTGTTTTCAGGTCTTAGCTATGGAATTAAAATCTCGTCTCGATCTTACCGAAATTTTTTGTGATGTAGATGATTTCTACAACAGTTTTGAAAAACACTGTCATGACCTACCTCAATTAACTGCGAGCACTGGCGAAAAAATATCTAGTTGTCGTATGAGTTTGAGTGAAGTGATGACGATTGTGATTGCCTTTCATGGTAGTGGTTATCGAACATTCAAGGAATTCTATACTCTACAAGTGAGACCTCACTGGAAAAAAGCTTTTCCCTCTCTGGTTAGCTACAATCGTTTTGTCGAGCTAATGCCTTGGTCGATGATGCTTTTATGTTGCTTCTTACAGACTAGAAAAGGAGAAGTTACAGGAATTAGCTTCATCGATTCGACTCCGATAGAGGTATGTTGTCCCAGTCGCAGTCGCTCACATCGAGTCTTTGAAGGGCTAGTAGGATGGGGCAAAAATTCTGTGGGTTGGCATTATGGCTTTAAGCTACACCTAATTATTAATGATCAAGGAGAACTACTAGCTTTTAAGTTGACTCCTGGGAATACTGATGACCGTAAACCAGTTCCCGATCTGACTCAAGACATCATTGGCAAGCTCTTTGGCGATCGCGGCTATATTTCTCAAGAACTGTTTGAAAAGCTTGATGAACAAGGACTACAACTGATTACTCGGCACAAAAAGAACATGAAACAGAAGTTGGTCAAACTGATGGACAAAATTTTGTTACGCAAACGCTCCTTGATTGAAACCGTTAACGATCAACTTAAGAATATCTCTCAAATCGAACATTCTCGACATCGAAGTGTTTGGAACTTCATGGTGAATCTCTTTGGAGGGTTGATTGCATACACTTATCTACCCCAAAAACCTTCCCTTGATTTAGAACCCAAAGGATTGCCAGCTCTACCTCCTGCCCTTTTTTGATTTCGTCGAACTCACGTTATAATCAACAAAACGACTGGTAACCATCGCGGATAACCACTCTCTCACATAACGTTCTTGCAAACCTGCTGCTTCGGCAATTTGTTGGCTAGTTGAAGGCGGTAATTGTGCCATCGTGTCAAATAAACCCGTCCGATGACCTATAGAAATCATCAAAGAGATTGCACCACTGTTGAGGATATTCAGCAAACCTTCAGCAAAGGCTTCTGCTTTAATGGAATTGAATTCTGTAAGAGTTGTCATTTTCTCCGATTTTCGCTTATCAATCTACTTTATTTAAGTTAAAAAGCGATCGGGAAAAACTAGGGATGATAGAAGTTAGTTACCAGTTATTAATTCTAAAAATAAAGAATTTGTTCTCTCGATCTTCTCGATTTACGATTTATATGTATACGTATCGATCAAATAATCAATCATGGTTGTAGAAGAACCAATCTCAATAGATTTTTCTCAAGATCGAGCCAAAGTACTAGGAGCACTTAAACAAGCTTTACTTCAATTACCTCAGCTTTCTAGTTACGATACTGACTGGGATGGGATTTACTGCGCCTATGACAATTATGCAAATCCTGGAAAAAGTCGAGAAGTCATTAGTCCTCAGTATAATCTTCTTATTTTTACTGAAAATCCCAAACCTATTTATGCGATTCGTCAATTAGACGGAACCATTAAAAAAGAAGCAGTTAAACCAGGAGATGTGGTAATTATTCCCTCGGAGGTTACCCACCAAGCAGAGTGGTTCAATCCAGGTGGCTTTATTATCTTGGGTTTTGACTCAAAGGTTTTTAATTCTACTCTTTTTGAGACAATAGATCCAGACCGAGTTGAAATTCCACCTAATTTTGCTCAACCAGATCCCCTAATTTATCAACTGGGATTAAAACTTAAAACAGAATTAGAATCTGGTGGTTTGGGTAGCCGTCTTTATGCAGAGGCGATCGCAAATTTACTTTCAGTGCATCTATTACAAAATTACTCGATTCAAACACCCCAGATCAAAAACTATAGCGATGGTTTACCCAAATATAAACTCAAGCAAGTTTGCGAATACATTGATGCTAATTTAGATCGATCTTTAGGATTAAACGAGCTAGCGCAATTAGTACAAATGAGTCCTAGTTATTTCTCTCGTTTATTTAAACAATCTACAGGTTATGCACCTCATCAGTATTTAATTCGCTGTCGAGTCAAACGTGCTAGAGAATTATTACTTCACAAAAAATTTACTATTGCTGAAGTATCTTATCAAGTTGGTTTTGCTAATCAAGGACATCTTAATTATCACTTTAAAAGAATTACAGGAACAACTCCTAAAGCAATGCAGAAGCAAATGTCTAAAAATTCAGTAATATCTCATTTTTTCTAACAAAACATTATGCCAATAGGGTTAAATCTTCTATTAAAAACTTGTAAAAAATAGCATGAATTTATAAGACAAAAAGTTCTTTCTTTCCGATACTAAAAATATTATTGAATTAGGAAAGTAATTATGAACTTAACTACAATAGCTAATCCTTTGCCAAGCATCAATAATTCTTCTAAAACTATCTTACCTGGTGCGCCCTGGCTAATTGCTCATAAAACGATGTTGGGTATCAATAAGCCTTACAAAATTACTTTTCAGGGTAAAGATTATGTACTCTGGCAAAATCAGCAGCAAGAAATATTTGCTTTAAATAATATTTGTCCTCATATGCAAGCACCTTTATCCGATGGGTGGGTGTGTCGGGAAAGGAATACTATTACCTGTCCTTTTCACGGCTTAGAATTTGATGGCAAAGGCAGAGTTTATCGGGAAGAAAATTTAAATTATCAAGCAATTACTCAACCACTAGAATTAATTGTCCAAGACGAATTAATTTGGACTTATGGCGGTATAAAACCTCGCTTACCTATTCCCGATCTAATCCCTAGAATTACAGAAGGATTTATTTTTTTAGGTGCTACAGGGGAAAAAAGTATTCAGGCAGATTTTTTAAAATGTCTTAAAATTAATTATGATTTTAATCATGCTTTAGCTACTCATCGAGAACCTTTTAAATTTAGAAAAATAGAAATCAAAGATTATCAAGAAAATAACTACTATACTAAACTAAACCAAGAAATTACTAGAGCAGACAATACTCTTAAAGAAATCATCACAAATCCAGCCTTTCTAACTACTCCGAAAACTCTCTTCAATCAATTTGAATATTCTTTTCCTTCTACGACGAGCATCATCACTAATACTGATTTTGGTCAGCTTGTACAATTATTTATTCTCTATCCTGAAACAGAAAACTGCACTAAAACTTTTATTTTGCTTTACGCCAAACCCAAAAATATATTCAATAAATTTTTATTATTGTTGTTGAAACAATACTTTCTTAACTCTTTCAACTTAATATTTGAACAAGATACTAATATGCTAGAAACACTTTATCCAACACAAAAACCAAAAATTCGCTTACCCAGAGAAGAAATTATGTTTCACGCGGAGAAATTATATCAGCAATGGGAATTATAATGGTTACAGTTTAAGTTTAATTAACTCTCTAGTTACTTTTGAAATATAGTATCAGTTTCAATTTTTTCCATATTTTTGCCCAAAGATTTTCGACCCACAGCATAATTAAATCTAACCATTCTAAAAGTCTTTCGAGGGGATGTTTAACATAACCAACAGTAGTAGCCTCAGTTTCTAACCATTCTGGTGCAGTTTCTATTTGTTGATTTTGAGAAGTGGCAACATTTACAATCATCTCTCCTGACTCATTGCTATTATCAAATGAAGCAATAGACTGATTTTTGTTATTAATAATTTGCTTTGATTTTTTATGCTTAACTTTCAAAGCTTGAGATGATTTTTGTAGTTTAAAATTCAGTAAAATTTGAGCCTGAGATGATTGTTTAAATGTATTTGCTTGAGCAGAAGCTGCTGGTAATTTTTCTAAATTTGGATTACTACTTGATGTTAGTGATTGAGTATTTGGAGAGAAATTTTCGTTTTCTATTTCTTTACTTGCTAAATTACTCTGAGCATCAGTTGCTGTTTCTAAACTACTAAAAAGATCATCCCAGGATAACCAAGGGTCTTCTACAGAAGAAGACTTACTTAATAAATTATTAGACGGTTGAGATAAAGTAAGATTTTTATGAGTTGAAAGCTCAGGATGAGAAGATTGATTAAGATAATTTCTTGTTTGATTTTTATAAAAAAAATAATCAATTGCTGCTCGAATTAAAACATCAATTTGAAAAGGATCCTCTGATTCAAGAAGTTCTTGATTGGGCTGCTCATTTTGAACAGATTTCTTAATTTTATTAGAACCAAACTTAGCTAGCAAATTCTGTTGTAAATCATGAACAACATGAGATGTTATTGTTACAGGTTTATTTTCTAAATTAGCAATAGCAGAGTCTACAGAATTTAATAATTTGTTCAAAAGTAAATCTTCTTCTGAAATAAGGTTCGCTTGAGGCAAAGGATTATGAGTAAGCTGAGATTCACCAAAAAGATTAGTACTAACTGCAATAGGACTAGTTTGTACCCAATCAATTACATTCCAAAACCAACGAGCTGGGGGTACTAAATTAGGATTATCCTGAGAAAAGTCAGGTAAAAATGATAACAATTTCTGAGTATTATTTTGAAAAAATTGCCGTTGGTTAGATTGCCTTGAACCAAATTTTTGAACAATATAATTTGTAATTTGCTCTTGTTGTTGAAGATTGAGAATATCTAAAATTTGATTATTATTATCTACTAAAACTAAGTTATGAGAGTCTAGTAAACTTGCTACTCCCTGAATCGCGATCTCGCCGTTGGCAAGGCACGTAGCGGTCTCAGCTTCGCTGAGGCACTTCGTCATCGCTTTAGCTGGACTTTTTTGATAACTCAGTTTAGCTTTAAAAATTTCAATAGTAGCTGTAATCTTCTTTAGAAAATTATTATCTCCATCAGAGATAGATTGTGACTCCGAACGAAGCAAGCTAATCTCTTGCGAATCAGACTTTACCTGACTAACTAAAAATTCTCCTTGTCTTTTCCCGATCAATAAAGGTTCAACTGCTTTTAAAATCTGTTCAATTGGCTGATCCGTTGATTGACTAGATAAAGCCTCAGAGTCTAACTCACCAGAAGTAAGATATTTACTTGGTTGTGGCTTTTGCTCTAATTGTTGTCTTGTCGAACGTCCAGCTTGTACCATCAAATAAACTGGATAAAGTAAAATTTGTACGCCAAATTCCGTTGCTATTTTTAGCTGTCTTACTGTTTTACCAATTTCACTACCAAAACGGATTGATTGACGATTGAGAAAATTAAATAAGCGACTTTTATAACGCTCTGCGGAGGAAGAAGACATGGATAAAACCATTGAACCAATTATTTAATATTATCCATACATGACCAATATATTGGGGATAAATAGTTTGTAAATTGTAAATAAATAAAAACCTCAAGGAGCAATTATCAAATCTTTTAACAAAAATTTAACCGAAATGAACAAACTCAGCCTAGGAGCGCGCTTATTTTTGTCCCATTTAATCGTAATGATTGTGGGTTTAGCTAGCTTCGTTCTCATTGCTAAAGTTTCTTCGCCCAGAATGTTTATCTTACGTCTCGAACAACTAGAAAAAAGAGGAATCTTCACTGTCCATTCCGCTCGTACTTATTTAGTAGAAAACTTTCATAATGCTTGGAATCGTGGTGCTTTTTGGTCATTAATTGTTGGGGGTTCTACTGCTGGAGGATTAAGCTATTTAGCCTCCAAACGAATTATGCGCCCCCTCAAACAAATGAAAGAGATTACCTACAACTTTGCAGCAGGTAACCTCGATCAAAGAATGCCAGAAAGTGAGATACCTGAATTAAATCAGCTTGGGGTTAGTTTCAATTCGATGGCTAGCAGCATTGAAGATGTAGAAAAACGCCGACGGGAACTAATTAGCGATTTGACTCATGAATTACGTACCCCTCTCACAGTAGTAAGGGGTTATCTAGAAGAATTAGCCGATGGCAGAGTTGAACCTTCACCAGAAATCTATTCACGATTAGTTAGAGAAACAAGGAGATTAGAGCGATTAATCCACGATTTACAAGAACTTTCTAAAGCAGAGGCTGGTTATTTATCAATTCATGCTAAAAAAGTTAATTTACGACCTTTATTAGTATCTTTAGTAGATCGATTTGCCGATCAACTTTTAGAAGAAGGACCAGTTTTAAAATTGGATTGTCCAGCCGAATTACCACTTGTTTTAACCGATCTTGACCGAACCGAGCAAATTTTGGTGAATTTACTTGGTAATGCGATTAGATATACTGAACAAGGATCGATAACAGTCAAGGTTTGGAAAGATAATCGTCAACTATGGATTGCAGTGATCGACACAGGAGTTGGTATTGCTCAAGAAGATTTACCCTTTGTTTTTGAACGGTTTTGGCGTGCCGATCGCTCTCGCGCTAGTTATTCTGGTGGCACAGGTATAGGACTCGCTATTACTCGTCGTTTAGTAGAATTACAAGGAGGCAAAATTGAAGTAGAAAGTGAAGTGGGAAAAGGAAGTACTTTTCGTTTTTGTCTTCCCATTTCTTAGTAACTTTAAAATAGAATTCTTCTTCTCACTAATCGAACAATTCAACCAATTCTATCGATAGTAAAAATTAAAATCTTTCAACGTCGTGATTTTTAATTGGAAAGATAGCCAAACATGACGAATAATTTTACTTGATTTATCGATAATTTTCTGAGCAAGATTCTTCTGAGGATATTCAAGAGTTTTTTGAAGTTCCAAATAAACCTTGGTTTTTTCTAAATCTTCTTCTTTGGTTTTGCTCTTTTGAAGAACAATTTTATCTTTAAAAAAGGCAATTTCTCTCATTGGGTCTTTGTGAATTACTAAACCAGATTTAGCTGCTGCTATGCCAATCGAGTGACCTTCACCACGATAAAACCCATGCAGTTCAAAATAAGGAGCAATTTTATCCCAAATCTTGAGAAATTCTAATTCTTTACCTGAGTCTCTAGTTACGACAAAAAGACATTCATGGACGAAACTAATCTGAGACAAATCTAGTTGTAATTTTTTGGTCATTTGCTCAAGTAAGCGAATTTCAAATTGATTTTTATTATGTTTATAGATATTTGTCCAAACAGTATGAGAAGTTATCCCTGGCTGCCATTCTAAAGATTGAGGAATTGGTTCGAGAATACGCATATCAGCATCAATAAAAATACAAACATCAAATTCGGATAAACCTTTGGCAAGCACAAATCTTTTATCGTGATAAAAACCGATACTTTGTTGTTGATGTTTAAAAGCTAAGACATTTTTATAAGCATCAAAATCTTGGGGTCGATCTGTTAAAACCACTAAAGGAGTAGTAGGAGAATATTTTGCTAAATCTTTGGCTAATTCTCTCGTTAAAGAACGATAATTTTTTCCTAAAGCCAAAGTTCCAAAACAAACTTTTTGTTGATGTTTGTTCATATTTATAAAAGTTAGGTTATTAATTAAAACAAATCTTTAATTAGAGTCGATTTTAACTCAAAAAAATGAGTTTGGCTATTTGAACCAAAGAGAATCTAAACGTATTTTATTTAATTAGTAAATAAAAGCTTTTTTCCAAATTAACTAAATAATTAAAACATTAAAATAACAAGCTTAACTCGATCTGATATCAAACCTGTTCAATAAAATAAACAAAAAATTGATTATTTTAACTACTTCTCAATTTTCTGTACAGACGAACGATAAAACTAATCAAAGCGGATTTCATCTAATTAAACATGAATACTAGTAAGGTTTAGCTATCTCTGCAATTAGGAATCCACTACCAATCGATTCCACTCTCCAGGGAAATTATTCATTTTTTCTGAGCAATTAGTCTCAAATCCTTTTAAGATAATTTAGTTTCTTAAGCTTTGTTGGAGGGATGAATTCATGGAAAGGTTGCCAGAAAATTTACAGCATTTAAAAGATCGAGTTGCACTGATTACAGGTGCATCGCGAGGAATTGGCAAAGCAACTGCTTTAGCTTTAGCTACTGAAGGAGCAAAAGTCGTCGTGAACTATGCTAGTTCTAGTAATGCTGCTGATGAAGTAGTAAAAGAGATTACTGAAACTGGAGGTGAAGCGATCGCTCTGCAAGCTGATGTTTCTCAAGTAGAACAAGTAGATAATCTTATTAAGCAAACTTTAGATAAGTTTGGACGCATTGATATTTTGGTGAACAATGCAGGTATTACCAGAGATACTCTTCTGTTGCGGATGAAACCTGAAGAATGGCAAGCGGTAATCGATCTCAATCTAACTGGGGTTTTTCTTTGTACTCGTGCTGTCAGTAAAATTATGCTGAAACAAAAGGCAGGTAGAATTATCAATATTACTTCTGTAGCAGGACAAATGGGTAATCCTGGTCAAGCTAATTATAGTGCAGCTAAAGCAGGAGTGATTGGTTTTACCAAAACTGTTGCCAAAGAGTTAGCCACTCGTGGAGTTACAGTTAATGCTGTTGCACCAGGGTTTATTGAAACTGATATGACCAACGCTCTCAAATCCGATGATATTATTAAATTTATTCCCCTTGGTCGTTATGGAAAACCAGCAGAAATTGCAGGGATGATTCGTTTCTTAGCAGCCGATCCTGCTGCTGCTTATATTACGGGACAAGTTTTTAATGTGGATGGTGGGATGGTAATGGCTTAAGCACCCATTATTTTGTAGGGTTTGGCAATGCCAAATCCTGATTTATTAAAATTGACGACGAGCAAAACTTACCGTTCTAATAACCATCCCAGCAGAGATAAGTGTAGAGAATTCGTCTAGTCTTTTTTGTTGACCTAATCTAGCAGGATGCTCGTAGACTTCGCTTAAACTAAGAGTAACTACAATTGCGATCGCAGCGGTTGCACTTAAGTTACGTACAAAGCAAGTGTCTTTTTTAAGAGTTAATATTTCTTGCCACAGTTGATTTAACATTGTTTGTTTCCTTCTCTTCCTACCTCTAAACTTAAATACGATTTAAAAATTGCTCGGATGCAATGATTAGATAAATAAGAGAGAAATGTTTTCATGAACAAACTATTAATTACGGGAGCAAGTGGTTTTTTAGGTTGGAATATTTATCAACTGGCAAAAAATCAATGGCAAGTTTATGGTACTTGTTATAGCCATTATAATTTATATTCTCAAGAGAACATCGTCAAAATCGATCTCACTAATTTGACTGCTCTCAAAAACTTATTTAAAACAATCGATCCTAGTGCAGTTATTCATACCGCAGCAGCTTCTAAACCAAATTTTTGTCAAACTAATCCGATTGAATCTTATGAAATTAACGTTACTGCTTCAATGAACTTGGCGCATCTATGTGCTGAATATCAAATTCCTTGTATTTTTACTTCTACAGATTTAGTTTTTGATGGTAAAAATCCACCTTATTCAGAAAGCGATCCTGTTTCTCCTATTTCTTATTATGGAGAACAAAAAGTAGCAGCCGAACAAAAAATGCTCGAAATTTATCCTGCTACGGCAGTTTGTCGAATGCCTTTGATGTTTGGGATGCCTTCTCCTACAGCCAATAGTTTTATTCAAGGTTTGATTGACAATCTCCAAGCTGGCAAGGAATTAAATTTATTTACCGATGAATTTCGTACTCCTGTAAGCGGTACTAGGGCTGCACAAGGATTATTGCTTGCGCTAGAGCAAAAAGTTTCAGGATTGTTGCATCTGGGAGGAAAAGAAAGAATCTCGCGTTACGAATTTGGTTGGTTACTTGCCCAAACAATGGGATTTTCGACTGATTTAATTAAACCTTGTCGCCAAAAAGATGTGGTGATGGCTGCACCGCGATCGCCTGATACTTCTCTAAATAGTAGTAAAGCTTTTGCCCTTGGTTATCAACCAGCTTCCCTTAAAGAGCAATTATCCTATTTCTCAAGCTCAAACTAATATGAAATACTTTAATGTTTGCTACGGTTAGGAATTATTTTTTAGCTGTTAGCTGTTAGCTATTGGCTAAACTTGTAAACCAAACCAAACTATTTGTAGCATCTTTTTTCTATTTCATATAAATAAAAAGACTACGCCGTACTAAGCCTCTACCATCCCTAACTTTCTAACTCTTGCGGGGATAAATAATCCGCCAGCCCATAATCAACGCTAAGATAACAGAAGGTAAACTGACGATTATTAAACTTAAGGATACTGTAGGGGTAAGCGATAATTGAGAACCACCATATTTAATTAAAACTGAGAGCAGGGTAGATGCGATCGCGATTTTAACAATAAAATTTACTGGATTATTCATAAAATAAAAATTTACTTTACTTTTTGTCGGATATAGTTTATCAACTGATTGACTTGTTTTTTCAATTGTTCCATTTCTAGCTCCATTTTCTTGACCTGAGCTTTGAGCGATTCAATTTCGGCAGCCATAGACACAGTATCGGCATTGGTGACCCCTGTTGCTGTCTGATCTGATGAATCGACATATTGAGGCTGTTTTTTCGCCTTCATCATCGCCTCTCGAATGGCATCGACAAGCTGTTTTTGATCGAAAGGCTTTTCTACAAAGGCAAAATATTCAAAAGGTTCAGGAAGTTTGTCTGTGACTTCTTCTTTGCGTCCAGACATTAAAACTAGAGGAATATTTCTTAAATGTTGTTGTTTTTGGATTTCTTGGTAAACTTCCCACCCACTCATTTTTGGTAACAGGAAATCTAACATAATTAGGTTGGGATTTTCTGAACGAATTAAGTTATATCCCTCTAAACCATCTTTGGCTTCAATGACTTCAAAGTTACCCACAGGTAACATATCTTTGACACGCATTCTAATAACTTTACTGTCATCAATTACCAAAATTTTGTGAGTAGGCACGATTCACTCCTTGCACAGGAAATTTACTAGACTTAATCTATATAAATATTTTTATATTGTTAGAGTTCCCTTATCCCAGCTCAAAATAACAACTGAGAGTCAAATTCTCAGACATGATTTGGGATTGAATATTTTTGTTAGGTTGAGATAATCGATGGATCGCATTCAAGACATTCATGGGATTAAACCAGAGTTACCTAAAGACAAAATTACCTTACCAAAATGGCTGAAACGCCCAATTGGTAAAGCAAGTGATATTTCTACTGTACAACGAATCATCAAACAAAGAAGTATTCATACTATTTGTGAAGAAGGAAGATGTCCTAATCGAGGGGAATGTTATGCCAATAAAACAGCAACTTTTTTGTTGATGGGTCCAACTTGTACTCGCGCTTGTGCTTTTTGTCAGGTAGATAAGGGTCACTCACCGATGAGTTTAGACCCAGAAGAACCAGTTAAAGTAGCTGAAGCTGTAAGTTTGCTTGGCTTACGTTATGTTGTTCTTACTTCGGTTGCTAGAGATGACTTGCCTGATGGTGGTGCAAGTTGGTTTGTTAAAGTTATGAACGCTATCCGAGAAAACAATCCTGAAACTCAGATTGAAGTTTTAACTCCTGATTTTTGGAGTGGTAAAGAAGCGATCGCTAGTCAACAGGAAAGAATTGCTACAGTCGTAGCAGCTAAACCAGCTTGTTATAACCACAATCTCGAAACAGTTCAACGCTTACAAGCACCAGTGAGAAGAGGAGCTAAATATGACCGCTCTCTTGATGTGTTACGTCTAGTTAAAGAATGCGATCGCACTATACCAACTAAATCAGGTTTAATGTTGGGACTGGGGGAAACAGAAGCAGAAATTATTGAAACCATGCAAGATTTACGTTCCGTTGGATGCGATCGCTTGACGATTGGTCAGTATATGCGTCCTTCTTTAGAACATTTACCGATACAAAAATATTGGACTCCAGCCGAATTTGAGCATTTGGGCGAAATTGCTCGTTCTCTTGGCTTTTCTCACGTGCGTTCTGCCCCTTTGGTAAGAAGTTCTTATCATGCAGGAGAAGAAGACAATCAACAGTGACCAGTTACCAATTACTAATTAGTAATTATGAGGGATGAATAATCAACTCCGCCGAAGGCGCGCTGCGCGACCAACCATCAACTATCAACCATTAACAGTGATCAGTTACCAATGTTAATTGTTCATCACTCATTGTCTCCTTGTCTCCCCATCTCCCTTTTTCTCAATCAGCAAACTAGGTGTTGATCAGCTTACTATGGCAAAATTTTATTCTCAGTTAACTGAAGAACTACAGGCTTTTATTGCAGCCCAAAAAATCTTTTTC includes these proteins:
- a CDS encoding response regulator receiver protein translates to MPTHKILVIDDSKVIRMRVKDMLPVGNFEVIEAKDGLEGYNLIRSENPNLIMLDFLLPKMSGWEVYQEIQKQQHLRNIPLVLMSGRKEEVTDKLPEPFEYFAFVEKPFDQKQLVDAIREAMMKAKKQPQYVDSSDQTATGVTNADTVSMAAEIESLKAQVKKMELEMEQLKKQVNQLINYIRQKVK
- a CDS encoding dTDP-4-dehydrorhamnose reductase, with protein sequence MNKLLITGASGFLGWNIYQLAKNQWQVYGTCYSHYNLYSQENIVKIDLTNLTALKNLFKTIDPSAVIHTAAASKPNFCQTNPIESYEINVTASMNLAHLCAEYQIPCIFTSTDLVFDGKNPPYSESDPVSPISYYGEQKVAAEQKMLEIYPATAVCRMPLMFGMPSPTANSFIQGLIDNLQAGKELNLFTDEFRTPVSGTRAAQGLLLALEQKVSGLLHLGGKERISRYEFGWLLAQTMGFSTDLIKPCRQKDVVMAAPRSPDTSLNSSKAFALGYQPASLKEQLSYFSSSN
- a CDS encoding lipoic acid synthetase, which translates into the protein MDRIQDIHGIKPELPKDKITLPKWLKRPIGKASDISTVQRIIKQRSIHTICEEGRCPNRGECYANKTATFLLMGPTCTRACAFCQVDKGHSPMSLDPEEPVKVAEAVSLLGLRYVVLTSVARDDLPDGGASWFVKVMNAIRENNPETQIEVLTPDFWSGKEAIASQQERIATVVAAKPACYNHNLETVQRLQAPVRRGAKYDRSLDVLRLVKECDRTIPTKSGLMLGLGETEAEIIETMQDLRSVGCDRLTIGQYMRPSLEHLPIQKYWTPAEFEHLGEIARSLGFSHVRSAPLVRSSYHAGEEDNQQ